In the genome of Magnolia sinica isolate HGM2019 chromosome 2, MsV1, whole genome shotgun sequence, one region contains:
- the LOC131237269 gene encoding cytochrome f: MQNRNTFSWVKEQMTRFISVSIMIYVITRTSISNAYPIFAQQGYENPREATGRIVCANCHLANKPVDIEVPQAVLPDTVFEAVVRIPYDMQLKQVLANGKKGALNVGAVLILPEGFELAPPDRISPEMKEKIGNLSFQSYRPTKRNILVVGPVPGQKYSEIVFPILSPDPATKKDVHFLKYPIYVGGNRGRGQIYPDGNKSNNTVYNATAAGIVSRIVRKEKGGYEITIADASDGHQVVDIIPPGPELLVSEGESIKLDQPLTSNPNVGGFGQGDAEIVLQDPLRVQGLLFFLASVILAQIFLVLKKKQFEKVQLSEMNF, encoded by the coding sequence ATGCAAAATAGAAATACCTTTTCTTGGGTAAAGGAACAGATGACTCGATTCATTTCCGTATCGATCATGATATATGTCATAACTCGGACATCTATTTCAAATGCATATCCCATTTTTGCGCAGCAGGGTTATGAAAATCCACGAGAAGCAACTGGGCGTATTGTATGCGCCAATTGCCATTTAGCTAATAAGCCCGTGGATATTGAGGTTCCACAAGCTGTGCTTCCTGATACTGTATTTGAAGCAGTTGTTAGAATCCCTTATGATATGCAACTGAAACAAGTTCTTGCTAATGGGAAAAAGGGGGCTTTGAATGTGGGGGCTGTTCTTATTTTACCCGAGGGATTCGAATTAGCTCCCCCCGATCGTATTTCTCCCGAGATGAAAGAAAAGATAGGCAATCTGTCTTTTCAGAGTTATCGCCCCACTAAAAGAAATATTCTTGTGGTAGGTCCTGTTCCTGGTCAGAAATATAGTGAAATCGTCTTTCCCATTCTTTCCCCGGACCCTGCTACTAAGAAAGACGTTCACTTCTTAAAGTATCCCATATATGTAGGTGGGAACAGGGGAAGAGGTCAGATTTATCCCGATGGGAACAAGAGTAACAATACAGTCTATAATGCTACAGCAGCAGGTATAGTAAGCAGAATAGTACGTAAAGAAAAAGGGGGGTATGAAATAACCATAGCTGACGCATCGGATGGACACCAAGTGGTTGATATTATACCTCCAGGACCAGAACTTCTTGTTTCAGAGGGTGAATCTATCAAGCTTGATCAACCATTAACGAGTAATCCCAATGTGGGTGGATTTGGTCAGGGAGATGCAGAAATAGTACTTCAAGATCCATTACgtgtccaaggtttgttgttcTTCTTGGCATCTGTTATTCTGGCACAAATCTTTTTGGTTCTAAAAAAGAAACAGTTTGAGAAGGTTCAATTGTCCGAAATGAATTTCTAG